The nucleotide window GCCGGCCCGCTCATCGATGCCGAGTCGGGCGTATCCATGGCGCGCCGCCGCGCCGTGGTTATCGTCCTCGCATGTGCGAAGGCCTGATCGCCGGGCAGTACCTGCTCATCGAGCAGGTGGGCAGGGGCGGCTTCGCGGTGGTCTGGCGCGCACGCGACGAAGTTCTCCAGCGTGACGTCGCGGCCAAACAGTTGTTCCTGCCGCCGTACCTCACCGACGAGCAGCGCCGCGAACACCGCGAGCGGACTCTCCGCGAGGCGCGTTCGGCGGCCAGGCTCGCCCATCCCGGCGTCGTGACCGTCCATGACGTGGTCGAGCACGAGGGCGTCCCGTGGATCATCATGGAGTTCGTCCATGGACGCACTCTGGGCGAGATCGTGCGTACGGACGGCCCGCTCACGCCGGGGCGGGCGGCCGAGGTCGGGCTGCGGCTGCTGGACGCGCTGTGCGCCGCACACGCGGCCGGGGTGCTCCACCGCGACGTCAAGCCGAGCAACGTCATCATCGGCGACCGGCGTGTGGTCCTCGGCGACTTCGGTATCGCCCGGATCGAGGGCGACACGGAGCTGACCCAGTCCGGCATCGTCATGGGCGCCCCGGCCTACACCGCGCCCGAACGTGCCCGCGGCGAGCCCGCCTTGGCCGCCTCGGACCTGTGGTCCCTGGGCGCCACGCTCTTCTACGCCGTCGAGGGGCGCCGGGCGTTCCGCGGGCCGAACCCGAACGCGACCTTCCACGCCATCCTGACGTGCGAGCCCGCTCCCCTGCGGCGTGCCGGTCCACTGGCCCCGGTCATCGAGGGCCTGTTGCGCAAGGACGCCGCCGCCCGGATGAACGCCGGAGAGGCCGCCGAGCTGCTCGCCGACGCCGCCGGCGCCCACGACCGTGTATCCGTGCCGCCGCACCTGCCCGGGCGGGCTCTGCCCGGCCACGGCCGGCGGCATCGGTGGCGGGAGGCGACCCGCCCGACATCGGATCTCCCCGCTCCGCGCCGTCCACGGCCCCATCCGGTACGCCGTCCCGCCGTGGCCGCCCTCTCCTTCACCGCGCTCGCCGTCCTGCTGCTGAGCAACGCGCTGCGCGTGGACGATCCGCGGCGCCGTCCCGCGGCGTCGTACCGCACCCCACCGGCGCACCCACGCCTGACCGCGACGCTGCCGGCCGGGCGGGGCGAGATCCTCAGCGTGGTGTTCAGCCCGGACGGCAGGACCATCGCGACGGGCGGCCGGGACCGTGCCGTACGGCTCTGGACCGTCGCCGGCCACCGCATGGCGGGAACACTCGCCGGGCACCGTGATCCGGTCTCGACGGTGGCGTTCAGCCCGGACGGCAGAACGCTCGCCACCGGCGGCCACGACGGTGAGGTGATCCTCTGGAACGCCCCCGGTCACCGCGCGATCGCCACTCTCAGCACGCACGGCCGGAGTGTGGGCGCGCTGACCTTCAGCCCGGACGGCTCCGTCCTGGCGACCGCGGGCGACGCCGTACGCCTGTGGAACGTCGCCCGGCACCGAAAGGTCCGATCGCTGCCCGCCACCGGGGAGAACCTCCGCGCCGCCTCGTTCGGCCCGCACGGCACGACCCTTGCCACCGCGGGCACCAGGACCGTACGCCTGTGGCACGTCACGGGCCGCAGCCGACCCGCCACGGTCACCCGGCTGACGTCGCCGTCCGGCGGAATGGCGTTCAGCGGGGACGGGAGGATGCTCGCCGGCGGCAACGACGAACGCGGCGTCCGGCTCTGGGACGTCGGCGGCCACCGGCTGCTGACCACGGTGCCCGGCGCCCACGCGAACGCCGTCGCCTTCAGCCCGGACGGCCACACCCTGGCCTGCGCGAGCGGGCAGGCCGTACTCCTGTGGAACACCACGACCGGCACCCCCGCCGCCCGCCTCGACGCGGGCACGCGAACGGTCGAGGCGATCGCCTTCAGCCCGGACGGCAAGACCCTCGCGACGGCGGGCGACGACGCCGCCGTACGCCTGTGGCACCTCCCCTGACCACCGGCCCTGCCCCCGGCCGCACGAATCGGATCATGTGCCTCCCTGTGCTAGCCTTCATTGCGTTCTCGGGACGTAGCGCAGCTTGGTAGCGCATTTGACTGGGGGTCAAAGGGTCGTGGGTTCGAATCCCGCCGTCCCGACCGAGATCAGAGGACGCTCGCGTCACTGAGTGACTTGTGTGGGAGGAACGCCGGAAGTGTTCGGCGTCCCTCCCACTGTCATTTCCTGGCCGGTCAACCCGAGCGGGGGATCGTCGCGAGGAGTGTCGTACCTCCGGCGACGGGGCTGGTGATCCGGATGGTGCCACCGAGGGCTTCGACGCGGTCCTTGAGGCCGGTCAGGCCGGTTCCCCGGGCCGCGTCGGCTCCTCCGACACCGTCGTCACGTACCGACAGCCGGACCTTTGAATCCTCCTGGTCGAGATCGATGCGCACGTTCGTCGCGTAGGCGTGCTTGAGCGCGTTCGTCAGCGCTTCCGATGCGACGTAGTAAATGGCCACTTCGAGTTCTTCGGGGAGGCGCCCGTCCACGTCGATATGTAGTCCGACGGGGCCGGGGAAACGAGAGACGAGTGCTTCGAGGGCGGCATCCAGGCCGTCTCGTGTCAGTACGGGCGGCTGCAGTCCCGTCGAGATCCCCTGGAGCTCGTCGAGGGTGTCCGACAGGCCCTCGGCGGTGTCGGCCAGCCGCTGTCTGAG belongs to Actinoallomurus bryophytorum and includes:
- a CDS encoding WD40 repeat domain-containing serine/threonine protein kinase — its product is MCEGLIAGQYLLIEQVGRGGFAVVWRARDEVLQRDVAAKQLFLPPYLTDEQRREHRERTLREARSAARLAHPGVVTVHDVVEHEGVPWIIMEFVHGRTLGEIVRTDGPLTPGRAAEVGLRLLDALCAAHAAGVLHRDVKPSNVIIGDRRVVLGDFGIARIEGDTELTQSGIVMGAPAYTAPERARGEPALAASDLWSLGATLFYAVEGRRAFRGPNPNATFHAILTCEPAPLRRAGPLAPVIEGLLRKDAAARMNAGEAAELLADAAGAHDRVSVPPHLPGRALPGHGRRHRWREATRPTSDLPAPRRPRPHPVRRPAVAALSFTALAVLLLSNALRVDDPRRRPAASYRTPPAHPRLTATLPAGRGEILSVVFSPDGRTIATGGRDRAVRLWTVAGHRMAGTLAGHRDPVSTVAFSPDGRTLATGGHDGEVILWNAPGHRAIATLSTHGRSVGALTFSPDGSVLATAGDAVRLWNVARHRKVRSLPATGENLRAASFGPHGTTLATAGTRTVRLWHVTGRSRPATVTRLTSPSGGMAFSGDGRMLAGGNDERGVRLWDVGGHRLLTTVPGAHANAVAFSPDGHTLACASGQAVLLWNTTTGTPAARLDAGTRTVEAIAFSPDGKTLATAGDDAAVRLWHLP